AAACAAATGATTTTATCACAGTTGAGGATCTTTCTGCTTCAAGGGGCTCAGGTATTAAGGGTAAGGTTGTTGATGCCGATGGCAAAGCCATTCACAACATCTATGTAATGGCCTATGAAAATACCGCTCCGGTCTTTCAAATGTATCATTTGAGCCATGGAACGCAGTATTCATCTCGCACCGATAAAGACGGTAATTACTTTATCCCCATTGATACATCCGGAGAATATTTTGTTGTTGCAAGGGATACCTTGGGAGACGGGCCGCATCGTGGAGAAGTCTACGGCCTTTATCAGGATAATCCCATGCATAAAGTAATTTTTAACAATGGTGATCTGGTTGAGGATGTGGATATCGTTGCCGGTGGTACCATGGCCCGGGAGATCGATCGCCCGGTTAATGAACCTGTCCGACTAGTGAATATTGCGATCGGATCCGATATTACTATTGATAAAAATACGGTTTGGGCCGGAAATATTCTAGTCAATGGCGTGGTATCCATTAAGCGCGGCGTTACCCTGGAAATAGAACCTGGGGCAACGGTCAAATTTGAACGAATCGACCGGGACAACAATAATATCGGCGATGGAGAAATCATGGTCGAGGGTAGAATAATCGCCCGCGGTTCATCAGAGCGTAAAATTACCTTTACCTCAGCTGAAAAAGAACCCAAGCCTAAAGACTGGTCGTATGTAAACATTATTGCATCCGGCGCACCCAATGTGTTTGAGCATTGCGTTTTTGAATACGGGTACTCAGGCATCCAGAGTCATTATTCAAATGCCACGGTTACGGATTCACTTTTTCATAAAAATAACGAGGGCCTTCATTTTAATACCGTTAACCTTGTCGCAGAACGCAATAGTTTTATTGATAATGGTGTTGGTATTAAGTTTTCCAGACTTGAGGGCAAGGTGCTTTTACGACATAACCTTGTTACCAATAATGGCATCGGTATTCAGTTTGTTCATCAGCATATCAATGCGGTTGATTTTGACAACCTTCACAAGGTTATCGAGCCGCCGGTATTTGAAGAAAACAGTATCTATGCAAACAGTAAATATGATTTTTCCATGGGTGACAGGCAGGCAATTGATCTATCAATGAAGAATAATTGGTGGGGAAGCGATTCTTCCGCAGTTATTTCTGATCATATCTTTGATAAAAATGATGATGACGAGCTGGGCGTGGTTTTGTATGATCCATTTTTGAAAGTACCTCCAGTAGTCGGTGTGCGTTAATTTCCTGACTGTAAACACGATTTATTTTTTTGAAACCCCATAATGAAAACTTTAATCAGCAAATCATTCCCAACCATACTTTTTGTTTTCGTCTATTTTGTTTTGTTTTTTCCTTGTCATGTTGCGGGTTCCTCCTCAGGCAAAGGGACAATTTCCGGTTCCGTAAAAGTTAAACCGGATAAATCAAATGAAATTACCGGGATTGTCGCTTTTTTTAATGTTGAATTGGGTCCTCCTTCAGGCCAGGATAATAATCGTCGCGTCCCAGATCACCTTACTCAACTGGAAAAAGATTCTCGCTTTACGGCAAAACTCATTCCAGGGAAATATTATGTGGGAGTTATTTTGGGAAGATCTCTCAAGAGTATTGGTCCCCCGAAAAAAGGCGAGCACTCATTTACTGCTTTTAATGAGCAAGGCGATCCTCAAATTTTTATTATTGAGGCAGAAACAAATACTGATACAGGCGAACTTTCCGGGAAAATGCCACTGGGCCTGAGGCGAAACTTTGAAATGAAATATTTCACGGTCAAAGGGGTGATCCGTGATGAAAACGGAAAACCTGTTGAGGGCGCAAAGATTATTGCGTTCCGGGAAGGGGATAAGATCAGGAAACCGATAACAACCTTTCAGGGAACGGATAAGGACGGCAAATACGCACTCACCCTTTCACCCGGCAGCAAGTATAACCTGTCGGTTCGTGCGGGTTACGGTGGCGGACAGCCAGTTTCAGGAGAATATATCGGCCGTCTGGGAGATGCGAATATTGCAGCGATAACTGGCAAGGAAGGACAGGTAATCTACGGTATAAACATTACGGTTTATACGATTCCTGAACGAAATCCCGAGCAGAAGATTAATCCGCTCCGCAAGAAAAAGACCCTTCAGAAAAAGATGAGCCCGGAGTTAGACGCCGAGCCCAAATAATCTCTATAATGAAACAAGCAGATCTAACCTGCTCAATACTTGTTTCGTTAAATCAATTTTTTCTTTTTCAAATAATCTTTAGCAACTCCTCGTGGTTTTTTACCGGAATCAATTGCGCTAAGCATCTTGCCGAAGGTTTTGTCCTCCGATACACCCGAGAGCTTATTGATTACCCTTGGAAGAGCAGGGTAGTCGGTTAAGACTTCAGTTGTTATGATCGGCACATAAAAAAGGTCGCCATCTTTGGTGGATGAGGGGGTGATACCAAGAGGATCGAGCATGACCAGATCAAGATTTTTTCTGTAATCTTCTTTTACTGATTTATAAATTTCCGAATTGCTTCCAGTGACTTTTTTGCTGAGAACTTCCATTGCCCGATCAGTATTTTCGATGAGAATGCTGACCTCGCCTTTTTTCACTGCCGCGTACAGTTCCTCCTTGTTATTGAAATAGGAAATAGTCACCGTGGTCCCGGTCCGTTCGTTGATGATCACAGCCATCATTTCAGCAAGCAGTTTCTCCTGGTTGGCATTCATCGTTCCGATGGTAAGTATCCTGCCAACGCAGGCCTGAGTGTTGTTAGTTATAAAGATTGATATTGCCAAGGTCAGATAAATAAATAGGTGTTTCATCAGATATGCCTCCTGGTGAATTGATTTCGATTGGTTATTCTAATGTTGCAAATAATCATTTTACTCTTTTGAGGTAATAATTACATCCTGCAAATGGTTGTCTATATTTAATTCCAGTTGGAATTTGTTCGTGTCGTCCGGTGGAAACTCAGTGTGGTAGCCGACAAAAAACTTACCAGCCGGAACAAAAAGAGTAAATTTCCCCTGATCGTCACACCAGGGAGAGATGTAATCGGGAATTCCCCGTTTGTTGTTGATGTTGTTTGCATACACATAAGATGATTTGAGAGGTTTTCCTTGATGATCAATAACCGTGCCCTGGATTTTAAAAAAACCTTCCCGGGTTTTATGGATTAATTGTGACGATTCCTTGAGATTGACAACCGTAAAATCTTCTGCAAGGGTTTCGTTATTTTCAATTTCAAATGCCAATGGTTCGCCGGAGTGTTTATCGCCCGGTTTGAGGGGGCCGTATTTTTCTCCTTTCCTGACACGAGCCACCGCCCAGTAATTTCCGGGTTTTACGATAACCTGGTACCTTCCCGTAGCATCGGTTTTTGGAGAAATGTAATCGGCAGGTCTTCTGATATCTTTTGAATCATATACAAAGATCTCAGCATATTGAACAGGGTTTCCTGCCACATCAATAACAACGCCGTTAAGGGTGGCGATCTGTGCTTCCTCGGCATGTCCATTATCAAGTGTAACAACCTGACAATACACAATAAATGCAATTATTAATAGAGCATATTTTTTCATAGGAACGCTTGAATAAATCAAGAAATTATAACGAAGGATTCAGCTGAATCAGCAATAATTTCTTATTTGAATATCTCCAATTCCACTGGTTTTGAGAGAACTGGTTCGTAAATGACATAACCGATTCCGGGTTCCCGGTTGGCGTCAAAAAATAAATCTTTAGGGTTCTCTGTTGGTCCCCACCAGTTCTCCCGAGCATCAAGGTCTTCCTTGTTAAATTCTCCGATTCGGACGTTATAGTCATGGTTTAGGAAAATGTTATTGGCTGTAATGCTCAACCCGTTTGCCTTTTCACGGACAAATATGCCTTTTTCATTATCAGTTATCAGATTGTTTTCGATTTTGGCAATACCGAGAAAGGATCGTATGCCGATTATATTGTTTGAAAATTTTGATTGGCTTATTGTCACAGGACCGCTTCTGAATCGCATCCCGCCGTAATTATTCGAAAAGCTGCAGCCATAGATCACAAGATTTGTGAAATGGCAATGAACGGCCCAGCTGCCGTATTCGAAATCACAGAACTGAAATTCGCTGCCATCAGCATACTCCAACCTGATTTCTCCCCAGGCTTCAGGTTTTTTTGGGGAGGAGGCTGATGTGAAAAGGATTCTTTTCTCAGGAGTACCTGTCGCATTTATTATTCCTTGAACAAGAATTTCTGCCTGATCGGCAATTTCGATGGATGCACCCGGCATGATGTGCAAGGTTTTTTTGTCAGGTATAAGGAATGGTCTGGCAATATGAATGCGGCCATACCATGAAAGATCGGATTCCAGCATTTCGAACGGCCAGGAAAATATCGGCGTGGATTGGGCCAGGGGTTCGGTTATTACCCTCCCTTGACTGGGATTATCCTGTTTATCAAAAATAATTGTCTCAACCGGCTGATTATCAAAGGAATTACCAGCAGCGTCG
This window of the Pseudomonadota bacterium genome carries:
- a CDS encoding carboxypeptidase-like regulatory domain-containing protein, which produces MKKYALLIIAFIVYCQVVTLDNGHAEEAQIATLNGVVIDVAGNPVQYAEIFVYDSKDIRRPADYISPKTDATGRYQVIVKPGNYWAVARVRKGEKYGPLKPGDKHSGEPLAFEIENNETLAEDFTVVNLKESSQLIHKTREGFFKIQGTVIDHQGKPLKSSYVYANNINNKRGIPDYISPWCDDQGKFTLFVPAGKFFVGYHTEFPPDDTNKFQLELNIDNHLQDVIITSKE
- a CDS encoding carboxypeptidase-like regulatory domain-containing protein; translation: MKTLISKSFPTILFVFVYFVLFFPCHVAGSSSGKGTISGSVKVKPDKSNEITGIVAFFNVELGPPSGQDNNRRVPDHLTQLEKDSRFTAKLIPGKYYVGVILGRSLKSIGPPKKGEHSFTAFNEQGDPQIFIIEAETNTDTGELSGKMPLGLRRNFEMKYFTVKGVIRDENGKPVEGAKIIAFREGDKIRKPITTFQGTDKDGKYALTLSPGSKYNLSVRAGYGGGQPVSGEYIGRLGDANIAAITGKEGQVIYGINITVYTIPERNPEQKINPLRKKKTLQKKMSPELDAEPK